In Dermacentor albipictus isolate Rhodes 1998 colony unplaced genomic scaffold, USDA_Dalb.pri_finalv2 scaffold_15, whole genome shotgun sequence, the following proteins share a genomic window:
- the LOC139051852 gene encoding uncharacterized protein yields MSTVSEKSAVTAVATRPAVTASGPMYVIEREALEWINRPSNRVSVESRCFLTTKILQATADCAAVRNEAAKEGGRARELREQLAEARREAAELHGRLAATEARLAMAISMAGPGPAGCGPAASAGAVPAPSGAGGSVGAPAGRMDYASALRAGLAPSTGAARGGPAGAATTGAGTLGVRHKCVAFLTPLSQTETPARDVLRLLKNKIDPKAKNIRDVTFRQTSVPGGAHGPDRAACGG; encoded by the exons ATGTCCACGGTTTCCGAGAAGTCCGCTGTCACGGCAGTGGCTACACGCCCTGCCGTGACAGCGTCTGGCCCGATGTACGTGATCGAGCGAGAGGCCCTCGAGTGGATCAACCGGCCGTCCAACCGGGTCTCGGTGGAGTCAAGGTGCTTCTTAACAACCAAGATCTTGCAGGCGACCGCAGACTGCGCGGCGGTGCGGAACGAGGCGGCCAAGGAGGGAGGCAGGGCCCGCGAATTGCGGGAACAACTCGCCGAGGCGCGGCGGGAGGCGGCCGAGCTGCATGGGCGACTGGCGGCCACCGAGGCCCGGCTGGCGATGGCGATTTCGATGGCCGGCCCGGGGCCTGCTGGTTGCGGCCCTGCGGCGTCCGCGGGTGCAGTTCCCGCGCCCTCGGGCGCCGGCGGCTCGGTGGGGGCCCCCGCCGGACGAATGGACTACGCGTCCGCTCTGCGGGCGGGCCTCGCGCCCTCGACCGGCGCGGCCCGCGGCGGACCCGCTGGCGCTGCGACGACGGGCGCCGGGACCCTCGGCGTGCGGCACAAGTGCGTCGCTTTCTTGACACCGCTGTCGCAAACCGAGACGCCGGCGCGGGACGTGCTCCGCCTGTTAAAGAACAAGATAGACCCCAAAGCCAAGAACATCAGAGACGTGACGTTCCGTCAAACGAG CGTTCCAGGAGGAGCCCACGGACCGGACCGCGCCGCCTGCGGCGGGTGA